A single Pantoea deleyi DNA region contains:
- the arnF gene encoding 4-amino-4-deoxy-L-arabinose-phosphoundecaprenol flippase subunit ArnF has translation MKGYGWVACSVLLVSAAQLMMRWAMPRLPEFSSLLSLPAVAILPALMLLAGLGAYGVSMLCWIRALHFFPLNRVYPLLSLSYVLVWLVAVSLPVFQEAFSWHSLAGVVMIVAGLLCIVVKP, from the coding sequence ATGAAAGGGTATGGATGGGTGGCCTGCAGCGTGCTGCTGGTTTCTGCGGCACAGTTAATGATGCGCTGGGCGATGCCGCGGCTGCCTGAGTTCAGCAGCCTCCTGTCGCTGCCTGCGGTGGCTATCCTGCCCGCCCTGATGCTGCTGGCCGGGCTGGGGGCCTATGGCGTCTCGATGCTCTGCTGGATCCGGGCGCTGCACTTTTTCCCGCTCAACCGGGTCTATCCGCTGCTGAGTCTCAGCTACGTGCTGGTGTGGCTGGTGGCCGTCAGCCTGCCGGTATTTCAGGAGGCTTTCAGCTGGCACAGTCTGGCCGGTGTGGTGATGATTGTTGCCGGTCTGCTCTGCATCGTGGTTAAACCCTGA
- a CDS encoding FAD/NAD(P)-binding protein gives MSQQQIVIIGGGFTGTALAIHLARQGKPGLSVTVVEPRDGLAQGVAYGTRDPAHRINVPASRMQLAGDEEGRFDRDYRASPGYLNDPDALWHDGNVYPQRGEFGRWVNAQFIHQQKHSAVTLRHLQDSAVSLREGIVTTARGEQIRADQVVLAISHPPPALPALLKPLQAHPGVIADPWQRNALTQIAPENRIAIIGSGLTMSDVVASLHRQQHRGHITVFSRRGLLPRANLSGSEAPYTLDYSQPQPASARGWLHRVRQELKQAAAMSLPWQLVLDDIRRNGQRIWQSLPLQEQQRFLQHLRPWWDVHRYRIAPQVSQVLSQLQASGQLSLRAARLIAAEPAGDALRLTLRLRGADQEICEVDKVIVTTGPAHNALLDSNPLLSQLQGDGVIQPDALALGIQVNALSQAVNAQGEASPWLYVAGPAARGRFGELMGLPQVAEHAESVARMVLSATPSPLSERCPGSLTH, from the coding sequence ATGTCGCAACAGCAGATTGTCATTATCGGCGGAGGCTTCACCGGCACTGCGCTGGCGATCCATCTTGCCAGACAGGGCAAGCCGGGCCTGAGCGTGACGGTGGTTGAACCGCGTGACGGGCTGGCACAGGGCGTGGCCTACGGTACCCGCGATCCGGCGCACCGTATCAATGTTCCGGCTTCCCGGATGCAGCTTGCGGGCGATGAAGAGGGCCGGTTTGATCGTGACTACCGGGCCTCGCCCGGTTATCTGAACGATCCGGACGCGTTGTGGCATGACGGCAACGTCTATCCGCAGCGCGGTGAGTTTGGTCGCTGGGTGAACGCGCAGTTTATCCATCAGCAGAAACACTCTGCGGTGACGCTGAGACACCTGCAGGACAGCGCCGTGTCGCTGCGGGAGGGGATCGTGACCACCGCCCGGGGAGAGCAGATTCGGGCGGATCAGGTGGTGCTGGCCATCAGCCATCCCCCGCCCGCGCTGCCTGCGCTGCTGAAGCCGTTACAGGCGCATCCCGGCGTGATTGCTGATCCCTGGCAGCGCAACGCGCTGACGCAGATTGCGCCAGAGAACCGGATCGCGATTATCGGCTCGGGACTGACGATGTCCGATGTGGTCGCCTCGCTGCATCGTCAGCAGCATCGGGGACACATCACCGTTTTCTCCCGTCGCGGACTGTTGCCGCGCGCCAATCTGAGTGGCAGCGAGGCGCCCTACACCCTGGATTACAGTCAGCCGCAACCCGCCAGCGCGCGCGGCTGGTTACATCGGGTGCGCCAGGAGCTGAAACAGGCGGCCGCGATGAGTCTGCCGTGGCAGCTGGTGCTGGATGATATCCGCCGCAACGGTCAGCGTATCTGGCAGAGTCTGCCACTGCAGGAACAGCAGCGGTTTCTGCAGCATCTTCGTCCCTGGTGGGATGTTCACCGCTATCGCATCGCGCCACAGGTCAGCCAGGTTCTGTCGCAACTGCAGGCCAGCGGTCAGCTCTCGCTACGCGCCGCCCGTCTGATTGCGGCTGAACCGGCCGGTGACGCGCTGCGGCTGACGCTGCGCCTGCGGGGGGCAGATCAGGAGATTTGCGAGGTGGATAAGGTGATTGTGACTACCGGGCCGGCGCACAACGCGCTGCTGGACAGTAACCCGCTGCTGAGTCAGTTGCAGGGTGACGGCGTGATCCAGCCCGATGCGCTGGCGCTGGGCATTCAGGTAAACGCCCTGTCGCAGGCCGTGAATGCACAGGGTGAAGCCAGCCCCTGGCTCTATGTGGCCGGGCCCGCCGCGCGGGGGCGCTTTGGCGAGCTGATGGGACTGCCGCAGGTGGCCGAGCATGCTGAGTCCGTCGCCCGCATGGTGCTCAGCGCCACACCCTCCCCCCTCAGCGAGCGATGTCCCGGCTCCCTGACGCACTGA
- a CDS encoding LLM class flavin-dependent oxidoreductase, with product MSSKREIRLNAFDMNCVGHQSPGLWAHPRDRSWQYKDLTYWTDLARLLERGKFDGLFIADVLGVYDVYNGNNQAAIRQATQVPVNDPLALITPMALVTEHLGFGLTASLSFEHPYPFARRLSTLDHLTKGRVGWNIVTSYLESGARNIGHQAQTDHDARYDYADEYLQVVYKLLEGSWEEGAILRDRERRIFSDPDKIHPINHQGTFFQVPGIHLCEPSPQRTPVLYQAGASSRGKAFAAAHAECVFVAAPSKVLLKKTVADIRQRTAEAGRDPRSILIFNLQTVIVGETDLAAQARWQEYKDYVSYEGALALISGWTGIDFGQYQPDQVLKHLHTNAIQSAVETFSTADPNRQWTVQGLADWVGIGGFGPLLVGSAETVADELQSWVEETDVDGFNLAYAVTHETFTDVVELLVPELQKRGVYKQAYQAGTLREKLFGQGPRLTSPHPGAGYRRTSDVKQQAESEKV from the coding sequence ATGTCATCGAAACGTGAAATTCGTCTGAATGCTTTTGATATGAACTGCGTCGGTCACCAGTCTCCCGGCCTGTGGGCGCATCCGCGCGATCGTTCATGGCAGTACAAGGATCTGACCTACTGGACCGACTTAGCGCGTCTGCTGGAGCGCGGTAAATTTGACGGGCTGTTTATTGCCGACGTGCTGGGTGTCTATGATGTGTACAACGGCAATAATCAGGCGGCTATCCGTCAGGCCACGCAGGTACCGGTTAACGACCCCCTTGCGCTGATTACGCCGATGGCGTTGGTCACGGAACATCTGGGTTTTGGTCTGACTGCTTCGCTGTCCTTCGAACACCCCTATCCCTTTGCGCGCCGTCTCTCTACCCTCGATCATCTGACCAAAGGCCGGGTCGGCTGGAATATCGTGACCTCTTATCTGGAAAGTGGCGCGCGGAATATCGGTCATCAGGCTCAGACCGATCACGACGCTCGCTACGACTATGCAGATGAATATCTTCAGGTTGTCTACAAGCTGCTGGAAGGCAGCTGGGAAGAGGGCGCGATATTGCGTGACCGCGAACGTCGTATTTTCAGCGATCCCGATAAAATTCATCCGATTAATCATCAGGGCACCTTCTTTCAGGTGCCGGGTATTCACCTGTGCGAGCCGTCACCGCAGCGCACGCCAGTGCTCTACCAGGCGGGCGCGTCCAGCCGTGGCAAGGCGTTTGCGGCGGCGCATGCGGAGTGCGTGTTCGTTGCAGCGCCGTCGAAAGTGCTGCTGAAAAAAACGGTGGCGGATATTCGGCAGCGGACCGCAGAGGCGGGACGCGACCCGCGATCCATCCTGATCTTTAATCTGCAGACCGTGATTGTGGGCGAGACGGACCTGGCGGCTCAGGCCCGATGGCAGGAGTACAAAGATTATGTCAGCTACGAAGGGGCGCTGGCGCTGATCTCCGGCTGGACCGGTATCGACTTTGGTCAGTATCAGCCAGATCAGGTTCTTAAGCATCTGCACACCAATGCAATTCAGTCAGCGGTTGAGACGTTTTCCACCGCCGATCCCAACCGTCAGTGGACGGTTCAGGGGCTGGCAGACTGGGTCGGCATTGGCGGATTTGGACCGCTGCTGGTGGGCAGTGCCGAAACCGTGGCGGATGAGCTGCAGAGCTGGGTTGAGGAAACCGATGTGGATGGCTTCAACCTTGCTTACGCGGTGACGCATGAAACCTTTACCGACGTGGTGGAACTGCTGGTGCCGGAACTGCAAAAGCGCGGCGTCTACAAGCAGGCTTATCAGGCGGGCACGCTGCGTGAAAAACTGTTCGGACAGGGGCCACGACTGACCTCGCCGCATCCGGGAGCCGGATATCGCCGCACATCAGACGTGAAACAGCAGGCAGAAAGCGAAAAGGTCTGA
- a CDS encoding sulfonate ABC transporter substrate-binding protein, producing the protein MKKVLLSALIIAAQAGFAFNIQAADKPDTVNIGFQKANIFALLKYRGTLDEEFRKQGIAVHWIEFPAGPQMLEGLNIGSIDLAATGDAPPTFAQAAQADLVYLAHSPANPKTEAIVVPADSPVKSVADLKGKRVALNKGSDVNYLLVTALEKAGLTYKDITPVYLPPADARAAFQRGAVDAWVIWDPYYAEVETNAHARLISNAEGLVPHYTFYLASRKFAERYPAIASKVVDELGTLSTWANQHQDEAAKIMSASTGLPQPIWQRALARMPFGAERMTPDVFTQQQALADTFTRIGLLPVKVDIRSATWSQDKK; encoded by the coding sequence ATGAAAAAAGTTCTACTCAGCGCACTGATTATTGCCGCCCAGGCGGGCTTTGCATTCAACATCCAGGCAGCCGATAAGCCCGATACGGTAAATATCGGTTTTCAGAAAGCAAATATCTTCGCGCTGCTTAAATATCGCGGCACGCTGGATGAGGAGTTCAGAAAGCAGGGGATCGCGGTTCACTGGATTGAGTTTCCGGCCGGACCGCAGATGCTGGAAGGTCTGAATATCGGCAGTATCGATCTCGCGGCCACCGGCGATGCCCCGCCTACGTTTGCTCAGGCGGCGCAGGCCGATCTGGTTTATCTGGCGCACTCCCCAGCTAACCCGAAAACCGAAGCGATCGTTGTTCCGGCCGACTCACCTGTGAAAAGTGTGGCGGACCTTAAGGGTAAGCGCGTGGCGCTGAATAAAGGGTCTGACGTTAACTATCTGCTGGTTACGGCGCTGGAGAAGGCAGGGCTGACCTACAAAGATATAACGCCGGTCTATCTGCCGCCCGCCGATGCGCGAGCGGCCTTCCAGCGCGGCGCGGTCGATGCATGGGTTATCTGGGACCCTTACTACGCGGAAGTTGAAACCAATGCTCACGCCCGGTTAATCAGCAACGCCGAAGGGCTGGTGCCGCACTACACCTTCTATCTGGCCAGCCGCAAGTTTGCGGAGCGTTATCCGGCAATCGCCAGCAAGGTGGTGGATGAGCTGGGCACGCTCAGCACCTGGGCCAATCAGCATCAGGATGAGGCGGCAAAAATCATGTCTGCCTCGACAGGTCTGCCGCAGCCCATCTGGCAGCGCGCGCTGGCGAGGATGCCTTTTGGCGCAGAGCGTATGACGCCTGACGTCTTCACGCAGCAGCAGGCCCTGGCGGATACCTTTACCCGGATTGGTCTGCTGCCGGTGAAGGTGGATATCCGCAGCGCGACCTGGTCGCAGGATAAGAAATAG
- a CDS encoding haloacid dehalogenase type II, translating into MTHSSPSTPCSGTLFFDVNETLLDMSGLNQAVAQRLGNRPERAEAWFTSVLHHSLVGTVTGSFHNFGDIAEAVLEMTAARYGITLPEEATPLAEIIAAMPAHPDVARGLTALQQQGYTLVALTNSSAALAEKQLSSAGLAPLFTRILSVEQVQVYKPDLRVYQWAMKEMGQSASACMMVAAHGWDVGGAKCAGMKTAFVARRGQALYPLAPSPDRVVDDIVALAAEITPLC; encoded by the coding sequence ATGACCCACAGCTCCCCTTCCACACCCTGCAGCGGCACGCTGTTTTTTGATGTTAATGAAACTCTGCTGGATATGTCAGGACTGAATCAGGCGGTGGCGCAGCGGCTTGGTAACAGGCCTGAGCGCGCCGAAGCCTGGTTCACCTCGGTGTTACATCATTCGCTGGTGGGGACCGTAACCGGCAGCTTCCACAATTTTGGTGATATCGCCGAAGCCGTACTGGAGATGACTGCCGCGCGATACGGTATCACCCTGCCGGAGGAGGCAACGCCGCTGGCCGAAATCATCGCCGCGATGCCTGCTCATCCGGATGTGGCCAGAGGGCTGACCGCTCTGCAGCAGCAGGGATATACGCTGGTCGCGCTTACCAACTCCTCTGCCGCGCTGGCGGAAAAGCAGCTGAGTTCCGCCGGGCTGGCCCCCCTGTTCACCCGTATTCTCAGCGTGGAACAGGTTCAGGTTTATAAACCCGATCTGAGGGTCTATCAGTGGGCGATGAAGGAGATGGGCCAGTCCGCGTCTGCCTGCATGATGGTGGCGGCGCATGGCTGGGATGTCGGCGGGGCAAAATGTGCAGGGATGAAAACGGCCTTTGTCGCCCGCCGGGGCCAGGCGCTCTATCCGCTGGCGCCCTCACCGGATCGCGTCGTCGATGATATCGTTGCGCTGGCTGCAGAGATCACCCCGCTCTGCTGA
- the ssuD gene encoding FMNH2-dependent alkanesulfonate monooxygenase, which translates to MSHTTQENLNLFWFLPTHGDGRYLGTTEGGRAVDLPYLQQVALAADNLGFYGVLIPTGKSCEDSWLVASALAPITKTLRYLVAVRPGLQPPSLAARMAATLDRLSGGRLLINVVTGGDPVENKGDGIFLSHAERYQVTQEFLEVYSRLLKGEKVDFTGDHIRVEGAEILFPPVQEDGPPLYFGGSSEAAIDVAASQIDTYLTWGEPVAQVAEKLAVVRQRAEEKGRTLSYGIRLHVIVRETEEEAWAAADRLISHLDEETIAAAQKIFARMDSAGQARMSALHQGSRESLRIGPNLWAGVGLVRGGAGTALVGSPQQVADRIREYQALGIENFIFSGYPHLEEAHRFAELVMPLLPLASNAEKKQRSVNTGPFGETIGGDRRPG; encoded by the coding sequence ATGAGCCATACGACACAGGAAAACCTCAACCTCTTCTGGTTTCTGCCGACCCACGGCGACGGGCGCTATCTGGGCACGACGGAGGGTGGCAGAGCGGTCGATTTACCCTACTTACAGCAGGTTGCGCTGGCGGCAGATAATCTGGGCTTTTATGGTGTGTTAATCCCGACCGGGAAGAGCTGCGAAGATTCATGGCTGGTGGCGTCGGCGCTGGCCCCGATCACCAAAACGCTGCGCTATTTAGTGGCCGTGCGTCCGGGCCTGCAGCCACCCAGCCTGGCCGCGCGCATGGCCGCCACGCTGGACCGTCTCTCCGGCGGGCGGCTGCTGATAAACGTGGTAACCGGAGGCGATCCGGTCGAGAACAAAGGCGACGGGATCTTTCTGAGCCATGCTGAACGTTATCAGGTTACGCAGGAGTTTCTTGAGGTCTACTCGCGTCTGCTCAAAGGTGAAAAGGTCGATTTTACCGGCGATCATATCCGCGTCGAAGGCGCCGAAATCCTCTTCCCGCCGGTGCAGGAAGATGGCCCGCCGCTCTATTTTGGCGGATCCTCGGAGGCGGCTATTGACGTGGCGGCCAGTCAGATCGATACCTATCTGACATGGGGCGAACCGGTGGCGCAGGTGGCGGAGAAGCTGGCGGTCGTCCGTCAGCGGGCGGAGGAGAAAGGCCGCACGCTCTCTTACGGCATTCGCCTGCATGTCATCGTGCGTGAAACCGAAGAGGAAGCCTGGGCGGCGGCCGACCGGCTGATCTCTCATCTCGATGAAGAGACCATCGCGGCGGCCCAGAAAATCTTTGCCCGCATGGATTCGGCCGGACAGGCGCGGATGAGCGCGCTGCATCAGGGCTCACGCGAGAGCCTGCGCATCGGCCCTAATCTGTGGGCAGGCGTGGGGCTGGTACGGGGCGGTGCAGGCACCGCGCTGGTGGGCAGCCCGCAGCAGGTCGCCGACCGCATTCGTGAATATCAGGCGCTGGGGATCGAGAACTTTATCTTCTCCGGTTATCCGCATCTCGAAGAGGCGCACCGCTTTGCCGAGCTGGTGATGCCGCTGTTACCCCTGGCGTCCAACGCCGAAAAGAAACAGCGCAGCGTGAATACCGGCCCGTTTGGTGAAACCATTGGCGGCGACCGCCGTCCGGGTTAA
- a CDS encoding Fic family protein yields MLVGFSALRERYAIELAQPLRVKSAIGTVRSHHESQGRVENHYPPGYQPEDSFAGHFAFGLKYEEIHLEFFARLFTAIGPEPVEQWCRQEPFGQYARRAGFFYEWLTGSPLQVPDVTNGGYVEAISSDAWLTRTTLKRNRRWRINDNLPGSADFCPLVRRTPAVEQALAFDLNDALKDLDNAFGADILMRTASWLTFKESRASFLIEKESDQGDRIQRFAHVIAQYCGQLDDPLSEESLHTIQQGILGQDALGLGLRRSPVFVGQSTMREDIVHYIAPHYEDVPRFMQGLKAFEEATKGAAPLARAGVIAFGFVYIHPMRDGNGRIHRFLINDTLNRDGAIPDGVILPVSATITSSMDFRVGYDRTLDLFSKKLMRRYAGCYRFGELKTYEDGTRSNFIFSDYEDARFAWRYPDLTEHVLYTGRVIEHTVRTEMADEARVLVLFQRAQQQLKEVVEMPDQDASRIIRSLKENGWQISGKLKKNFPLFEDDATSQRIVEAVRSAFETEQ; encoded by the coding sequence ATGCTGGTCGGCTTCAGCGCGCTGCGCGAACGTTATGCAATTGAACTGGCGCAACCGTTGCGCGTGAAGTCGGCCATCGGCACGGTACGATCCCATCACGAGAGCCAGGGACGGGTAGAGAATCACTATCCGCCTGGCTATCAGCCGGAAGATTCTTTTGCCGGTCACTTCGCCTTTGGCCTCAAATATGAAGAGATCCATCTTGAGTTCTTTGCCCGGCTGTTTACGGCCATCGGACCTGAACCAGTGGAACAGTGGTGTCGCCAGGAGCCGTTCGGGCAGTATGCGCGGCGGGCCGGATTTTTCTATGAATGGCTGACCGGCAGCCCGCTACAGGTGCCCGATGTGACCAACGGCGGTTATGTCGAGGCCATTTCATCCGATGCCTGGCTCACCCGCACCACGCTGAAGCGTAACCGCCGCTGGCGCATCAACGATAACCTGCCGGGCTCGGCAGATTTCTGTCCGCTGGTGCGGAGAACGCCCGCCGTTGAGCAGGCGCTGGCCTTCGATCTGAATGACGCCTTAAAAGACCTGGATAACGCCTTTGGCGCAGATATTCTGATGCGCACCGCCAGCTGGCTGACTTTTAAAGAGTCGCGCGCCAGTTTCCTGATTGAAAAAGAGTCTGACCAGGGCGACCGCATCCAGCGCTTTGCTCATGTGATCGCGCAGTATTGTGGGCAGCTCGACGATCCGCTCAGCGAGGAGAGCCTGCATACCATACAGCAGGGGATTCTGGGGCAGGATGCGCTGGGCCTGGGGCTGCGACGTTCACCGGTGTTTGTCGGACAGTCGACGATGCGTGAAGATATCGTCCACTATATTGCGCCACACTACGAGGATGTCCCGCGCTTTATGCAGGGGCTGAAAGCCTTTGAGGAGGCGACAAAGGGCGCCGCGCCGCTGGCCCGGGCGGGCGTTATCGCGTTTGGTTTTGTCTATATCCACCCGATGCGCGACGGCAATGGCCGCATCCACCGGTTTCTGATCAATGACACGCTGAACCGGGATGGCGCAATACCGGACGGCGTCATCCTGCCGGTTTCTGCCACCATTACCAGCTCGATGGATTTCCGGGTCGGCTACGATCGCACGCTGGATCTCTTTTCTAAAAAACTGATGCGGCGCTATGCGGGCTGCTACCGTTTTGGCGAACTGAAAACGTATGAGGACGGCACCCGGAGCAACTTCATTTTCAGCGACTATGAGGATGCCCGCTTTGCCTGGCGCTATCCCGATCTGACCGAGCATGTTCTCTACACGGGCAGAGTGATCGAGCATACCGTGCGAACCGAAATGGCCGATGAAGCGCGGGTGCTGGTTCTGTTTCAGCGCGCCCAGCAGCAGCTGAAGGAGGTGGTTGAGATGCCGGATCAGGATGCCAGCCGCATCATCCGGTCATTGAAGGAGAACGGCTGGCAGATTTCCGGCAAGCTGAAAAAAAACTTCCCGCTGTTTGAGGATGATGCCACCTCCCAGCGTATCGTCGAGGCGGTCAGATCGGCGTTTGAGACAGAACAGTGA
- a CDS encoding colicin V synthesis protein encodes MLMVLTSSCLLKNITFNLGSNKVRELNVMEINEVSGGDIFSSLTSAIILATTGFAAGAAYGGIHGGDQGGLLGVGIIGQLAGVIIGPIVGVIGGFILGAVMGWNDPDSVTAIATQWLNNFVNGNFK; translated from the coding sequence GTGTTAATGGTTTTAACATCTTCCTGCCTTCTGAAAAACATAACCTTCAATCTAGGGAGCAATAAAGTGCGTGAATTAAATGTAATGGAAATTAACGAGGTTTCTGGTGGTGATATTTTTAGTTCACTGACCAGCGCGATTATTCTGGCCACAACTGGTTTTGCAGCCGGCGCGGCTTATGGCGGTATCCATGGGGGTGATCAGGGTGGTCTGCTGGGTGTTGGCATCATCGGCCAGCTGGCTGGGGTTATAATCGGGCCCATTGTAGGTGTCATTGGAGGCTTTATTCTGGGTGCAGTAATGGGCTGGAATGACCCCGATTCTGTCACTGCCATCGCAACGCAATGGCTGAACAATTTTGTGAACGGCAATTTTAAATAA
- a CDS encoding aliphatic sulfonate ABC transporter substrate-binding protein: MQIATPELIDPASKAFQSVLDQLAPTDATVLIIGETGTGKEVMARYLHHHSARSDKPFLAVNCGALTESLAESELFGHEKGAFTGAQDRHRGWFEAAEGGTLLLDEVGELSLPLQIKLLRVLQEREITRVGSSRAIKVNVRVIAATNRDLAAAIRERRFREDLYYRLNVASVTLPPLRQRCEDIPVLAHHFLQLYARRLGRPQLRLSDEALATLMAYSWPGNIRELENTLHNAVLLSQSALVTEQQLRLSPLAGQEMPPGEEALDQFLKQQMQQGETPLYPRMIAALVRNALELTQGNQLQAAALLGISRHTLRTHLGHLGIIRPRRSQPPARSASPFQPAAKERELRIGYQKFGNLGILKARQSLEQQLAHRGVSVLWSEFPAGPQLLHALSNKEIDFGTTGEVPPLFAQADQSPMLYVAWEPAAPQSVALVVPDSSPIHHVSELRGKRIAVNRGSNVHYLLLQILDEAGLALDEVRILYAPPKYPFTPSDLNAVDAWMMWDPLLSDAENSGQFRVIADGSGRVSNHQFYLAERGFAAQAGDLITVLLTALEQTGRYIDAHRAEAAGLLSTELGIPTSALLHALARRSHQTQRMNLAIIREQQMIADRFYALGLLNRAIRVRESVWHP; this comes from the coding sequence ATGCAGATTGCTACCCCAGAGTTGATCGACCCCGCCTCAAAGGCGTTTCAGAGTGTGCTGGATCAGCTCGCGCCAACGGATGCGACCGTATTAATTATTGGCGAAACCGGAACGGGTAAAGAGGTCATGGCGCGTTATCTGCATCACCACAGCGCGCGCAGCGACAAGCCCTTTCTGGCCGTCAACTGCGGCGCACTCACCGAAAGTCTGGCGGAGTCCGAACTCTTTGGTCATGAGAAAGGGGCGTTCACCGGCGCGCAGGATCGCCATCGCGGCTGGTTTGAAGCCGCCGAGGGCGGCACGCTGTTACTGGATGAGGTAGGAGAACTGAGTCTGCCGCTGCAGATAAAACTGCTGCGTGTGCTGCAGGAGCGTGAAATCACCCGCGTCGGTTCCTCCCGAGCGATTAAAGTCAATGTGCGGGTGATCGCGGCCACCAATCGCGATCTGGCCGCCGCCATCCGTGAGCGGCGTTTCCGTGAGGATCTCTATTACCGACTCAATGTGGCGAGCGTCACGCTGCCGCCGCTGCGCCAGCGCTGCGAAGACATACCAGTGCTCGCGCACCATTTTCTGCAGCTTTATGCGCGCCGGCTTGGCCGCCCTCAGCTCCGGCTCAGCGACGAGGCGCTGGCCACGCTGATGGCCTACAGCTGGCCGGGCAACATCCGGGAACTGGAGAACACGCTGCACAACGCCGTGCTGCTCAGTCAGAGCGCGCTGGTGACTGAGCAGCAGCTCCGGCTGAGTCCGCTGGCAGGGCAGGAGATGCCGCCGGGCGAAGAGGCGCTGGATCAGTTTCTGAAACAGCAGATGCAGCAAGGCGAGACGCCGCTCTATCCGCGGATGATCGCCGCGCTGGTCAGAAATGCGCTGGAACTGACCCAGGGCAATCAGCTTCAGGCTGCGGCGCTGCTTGGCATCAGCCGTCATACGCTGCGGACGCACCTCGGGCATCTCGGGATCATCAGGCCACGCCGCAGTCAGCCGCCTGCGCGCAGCGCTTCCCCCTTTCAGCCCGCCGCAAAAGAGCGCGAGCTGCGCATCGGCTATCAGAAGTTCGGCAATCTGGGGATCCTGAAAGCCCGTCAGTCGCTGGAACAGCAGCTGGCCCATCGCGGCGTCAGCGTCTTGTGGAGTGAGTTTCCCGCTGGCCCGCAGCTGCTGCATGCGCTCAGCAATAAGGAGATCGATTTTGGCACCACCGGGGAAGTACCGCCGCTGTTTGCGCAGGCCGACCAGAGCCCGATGCTGTATGTCGCCTGGGAACCCGCAGCGCCGCAGAGCGTCGCGCTGGTGGTGCCAGACAGCAGTCCGATTCATCACGTCAGCGAACTCAGAGGAAAACGCATCGCCGTGAACCGGGGATCCAACGTTCACTACCTGTTGTTACAGATTCTGGATGAGGCGGGATTAGCCCTGGATGAGGTGCGCATCCTCTACGCGCCCCCTAAATATCCGTTCACGCCCAGCGATCTTAACGCCGTGGATGCCTGGATGATGTGGGATCCGCTGCTCAGCGATGCAGAGAACAGCGGGCAGTTCAGGGTGATCGCTGACGGCAGTGGCCGGGTCAGCAACCATCAGTTCTACCTTGCTGAACGCGGGTTCGCCGCGCAGGCCGGGGATCTGATAACGGTTCTGCTGACCGCGCTGGAGCAGACCGGCCGCTACATTGATGCGCACCGCGCAGAAGCGGCGGGCCTGCTCTCCACTGAACTGGGCATCCCGACGAGCGCGTTGCTGCACGCCCTGGCGCGCCGCAGTCACCAGACGCAGCGAATGAACTTAGCCATCATCCGGGAGCAGCAGATGATCGCTGATCGCTTCTATGCGCTGGGGCTGCTTAATCGCGCAATTCGGGTCCGCGAGTCCGTCTGGCATCCATAG